Proteins from one Sabethes cyaneus chromosome 2, idSabCyanKW18_F2, whole genome shotgun sequence genomic window:
- the LOC128734304 gene encoding solute carrier family 35 member C2, producing the protein MTNIKYERVKQTVDHEPQNEEIELESETQMRNHTTSKGHPYVVTSRSAATGTMGTTKKKSFAYTIIVTLFLIMCYFTLSIGLTFYQRLLLQEFKFPLSVVVYHLCFKLVMSAVIRSIYRSITKKSRIMLDWRTSVRKILPTGLASGIDIGFSNWGLELVQISLYTMTKSTTIVFILIFAILLKLEKKSWSLGAIVVMISGGLFLFTYKSTHFDALGFSFLLFASLSSGIRWTFAQLIMQKSKLGLHNPIDMIFHMQPWMILAILPFTIGFEGQRIADGFDTLLQTDTVVILTMWRRITEGALIAFVMEVSEFMVLTNTSSLTLSVAGIFKEICQLVLAVELYGDQLSLVNVLGLILCLGGICCHVVHKFWTYTEDQQTVDGSTNYDDEEDDSGLVTKNGLAPKYNPSFDTTSARFKAGAQHRPLLENESHGAEGSDHLVINNRNYISDDSDHGDNEAQDVLFDILKRREQ; encoded by the exons ATGACCAACATCAAATATGAACGCGTCAAGCAAACGGTCGACCATGAGCCCCAGAACGAGGAAATCGAACTGGAAAGTGAGACTCAAATGAGGAACCATACCACATCGAAGGGACATCCGTACGTGGTAACAAGCCGTAGTGCGGCCACCGGAACAATGGGCACAACGAAGAAGAAGAGCTTTGCCTACACCATCATCGTTACATTGTTCCTCATCATGTGCTACTTTACGCTCTCTATCGGACTAACGTTCTACCAGCGGCTTTTGCTGCAGGAGTTCAAATTTCCGCTGAGTGTTGTAGTTTACCATCTTTGCTTCAAACTAGTCATGTCCGCAGTGATTCGTTCGATATACCGAAGTATCACTAAGAAATCCCGTATCATGCTGGATTGGAGAACGTCGGTTCGAAAAATTTTACCCACCGGACTGGCCAGTGGTATTGACATCGGGTTCTCCAACTGGGGCCTAGAGCTAGTGCAAATATCTCT ATATACAATGACCAAGTCAACTACGATTGTTTTTATCCTGATATTTGCCATTCTATTAAAGCTAGAAAAAAAG AGTTGGTCTTTGGGAGCCATCGTGGTGATGATTTCTGGCGGATTATTTCTGTTTACGTACAAATCGACACATTTTGACGCACTTGGGTTTTCCTTTCTACTGTTTGCCTCGCTGTCTAGTGGAATTCGCTGGACGTTTGCCCAGTTGATCATGCAGAAGTCTAAGCTAGGCTTGCACAACCCCATCGATATGATCTTTCATATGCAACCGTGGATGATCCTTGCAATACTACCATTCACCATAGGTTTTGAGG GACAGCGCATTGCTGATGGATTCGACACACTTCTACAAACTGATACTGTCGTTATATTGACAATGTGGCGTCGAATCACTGAGGGCGCATTGATTGCATTTGTTATGGAAGTTAGCGAATTCATGGTTTTGACAAACACTTCCAGTTTGACGCTGTCGGTAGCTGGAATATTTAAG GAAATCTGCCAGCTGGTTTTGGCAGTGGAACTGTACGGTGATCAGCTTAGCTTGGTAAACGTACTCGGGCTTATTTTGTGTCTCGGAGGCATCTGCTGTCACGTGGTGCACAAATTTTGGACTTATACGGAGGATCAGCAAACTGTTGATGGATCCACAAATTATGACGATGAGGAGGATGACAGTGGTTTAGTTACTAAAAATGGGCTAGCTCCCAAATACAATCCCAGTTTCGACACGACAAGTGCTCGCTTTAAGGCAGGTGCTCAGCATAGGCCACTATTGGAAAATGAAAGTCATGGCGCTGAAGGCTCAGACCATTTGGTAATAAACAACAGGAACTACATCTCGGACGATAGTGATCACGGTGATAATGAAGCTCAGGACGTGTTGTTCGATATATTAAAACGGCGCGAGCAATAG
- the LOC128736203 gene encoding zinc finger protein 845-like — translation MTCAVPSCAGLEKRLIPFPENSMLKKHWLQAIEFGTGLKLLARHREAVCSWHFGNQASTTGYWEPFKFLHKNGRVIQVASCRLCLQFKERARLTSSSYILEKPYLSRAIQYALNIYLSQDDLFTGICVSCQDSVDSLDKWIQRTKSTEEDYHDLQTAARSSIFNIKGSFENNESRFTAESLEIEIGEIKVECREDSTAENQADETVENIAELCTENIDRLVQTSVKNEIEESKSLRTFLPVIKFNHPPNIPAKRGQKFKRKVTETTTTFKFKDILSRKCYICNSLLEDREELVAHLTTYHAIGNNHKCPECDKTFKLITSMNRHLSLHDKLNRPLKCSYCTERFKFKYSLHVHENREHEASHDIRQKKKNTEKTFQCSTCGQTFRTNYDLLNHDRFYHQKMPGATCKLCGKHFRHPSSLRKHQTVHVGDKPYVCLHCGAAYKSTSSLVNHIAKQHEALETETRVGHKSDSESIKCDVCSESFSSKALLVGHIDKKHLGRRTKQAE, via the exons ATGACCTGTGCTGTTCCAAGTTGCGCTGGATTGGAAAAACGTTTGATCCCATTCCCGGAAAACTCGATGCTGAAGAAACACTGGTTGCAAGCAATCGAGTTCGGAACAGGACTGAAACTTTTAGCTCGTCATCGGGAAGCAGTTTGTTCGTGGCATTTCGGTAATCAGGCTTCCACCACAGGTTATTGGGAGCCTTTTAAATTTTTACACAA aaATGGAAGAGTAATCCAGGTGGCCAGCTGTCGTCTGTGTTTGCAATTTAAAGAACGTGCTCGTTTGACATCTAGTAGTTACATACTAGAAAAACCGTATTTATCACGCGCGATACAATATGctttaaacatttatttatcGCAAGATGATCTCTTTACTGGGATATGTGTTAGCTGTCAGGATAGTGTTGATAGTTTGGATAAGTGGATTCAACGCACTAAAAGCACTGAAGAAGATTATCATGATTTACAGACAGCTGCCCGAAGCAGTATATTCAATATTAAAGgtagttttgaaaacaacgaaagTAGATTTACCGCAGAAAGCCTTGAAATTGAAATAGGTGAGATCAAAGTTGAGTGTAGAGAAGATAGTACTGCCGAAAACCAGGCTGATGAAACAGTTGAAAATATCGCTGAGTTATGCACTGAAAATATTGACCGACTGGTTCAAACAAGTGTTAAAAATGAAATAGAGGAGTCgaagtcgctgagaacattttTGCCGGTTATTAAATTTAATCACCCGCCAAATATACCAGCAAAGCGTGGTCAGAAGTTTAAACGCAAAGTTACTGAAACTACCACGACATTCAAATTCAAAGACATTCTTAGCCGAAAGTGTTACATTTGTAATTCCCTACTAGAAGATCGTGAAGAGTTAGTAGCTCACCTGACTACATACCACGCGATCGGTAATAATCACAAATGCCCTGAATGTGACAAAACTTTTAAATTGATAACCTCTATGAACCGTCATCTCAGTTTGCACGACAAGTTGAACAGACCACTCAAATGTAGTTATTGTACAGAAAGATTCAAATTTAAATACAGTCTGCATGTCCATGAAAATCGAGAACATGAAGCTAGTCATGATATtcgacaaaagaaaaaaaatactgaaaaaacatTTCAATGCTCAACCTGTGGTCAGACGTTCCGTACAAACTATGATTTACTCAATCATGACCGGTTTTATCATCAGAAAATGCCAGGAGCAACATGTAAGTTGTGCGGTAAGCATTTTCGGCATCCGTCATCGCTTCGCAAGCACCAAACAGTACACGTTGGTGATAAGCCATACGTTTGCCTGCATTGCGGAGCTGCTTACAAATCTACCTCTAGTTTAGTAAATCACATTGCCAAGCAGCATGAAGCTTTGGAAACTGAAACTCGCGTTGGTCATAAAAGTGATTCAGAATCTATCAAATGTGATGTTTGCTCAGAAAGTTTTTCTAGCAAAGCCTTGTTGGTCGGTCACATTGATAAAAAACATTTAGGAAGAAGAACAAAACAGGCGGAGTAA
- the LOC128737782 gene encoding biogenesis of lysosome-related organelles complex 1 subunit 4-like, with translation MAEEPLKDYSCYYRASNLQTEILPISARIDEMLLRMEEFENLLELIKEESLATSQQNIPRILQLKPELDSLCERLDQLEKFVVIVTKNLDSVERQVQIAEEELDIPDKTINVLLKSLNIFGKSKPAERQTNRNPSSGMYEAPIIFKTENYFGNRNTTEESSDGENAEK, from the exons ATGGCAGAGGAACCTTTAAAAGATTATTCGTGCTACTATCGAGCATCAAATCTTCAAACAGAG ATTCTTCCAATTTCAGCTCGTATCGACGAAATGCTACTGCGGATGGAAGAATTCGAAAATTTACTGGAACTGATCAAAGAAGAATCACTTGCCACCAGTCAACAGAACATCCCTCGAATACTTCAGCTTAAACCGGAACTGGATAGCCTCTGTGAACGGCTAGACCAATTGGAAAAATTTGTGGTAATTGTTACAAAAAACCTGGACAGTGTCGAACGCCAAGTGCAAATAGCTGAGGAAGAACTGGATATTCCGGACAAAACCATAAACGTGTTATTAAAATCGTTAAATATTTTTGGTAAATCTAAACCAGCGGAAAGGCAAACAAACCGAAATCCATCTAGTGGCATGTATGAAGCAccgattatttttaaaacagaaaATTACTTCGGTAATAGAAATACTACCGAAGAATCGTCAGATGGTGAGAATGCGGAAAAGTGA